The following proteins come from a genomic window of Macrobrachium nipponense isolate FS-2020 chromosome 18, ASM1510439v2, whole genome shotgun sequence:
- the LOC135197057 gene encoding zinc finger protein 260-like yields the protein MNGVDSPLPDGQEKALHKTLSGFDHEKQAKDKAHKCHICGRGFTLQAFLKTHLLRHAPTVPYDCSVCGRVFGRKCDFRNHMKSHQNEIMFNDLHSDNLGFVQKRKSEDISSDDEKFSLESESDKTGSPGCNISFHFSGDSHYSPRTEKPYGSSDLFVCTVCKDVFSSEDLFRKHRDSLTHQCETCEKYYSSCHSLKLHEKSHVTKIICKICNKIFASKQSLRMHAYCHAGEEKCWICEKRCKNKRILRLHMTKTHKKSSLVKCKECGQKFKRSELIQHKFVHRGQETYTCKECGSNFNALYKLENHIRFHKHTKKKWKCDICGKELATKYALETHTSTHTGEQECSFCGLKLLNEGCLKRHIASTHEGKVADRKSEKKVQCDMCGNMYGKSYIETHLKIHAGQKDFHCYKCGKKFVSRTNLREHQRSHNVEKSYCCTMCDKKFVTKKSLTIHTRKHTGETPYECSICSKTFVTSWTLKNHLRLHDLVEAFSCKLCGKKFSQKKSLLAHYAGDSHSKEDLQQLDSETLNSITKKYVCSVCGRNCFEKTRLTFHMRVHTGEKPYKCSDCGQMFRVESALKIHSKLHGGKMLFECRVCKKPFPRQSQALKHEHLHNGQKPHLCTICGKTFTTKNSLKLHVERHATESVYACSTCDQEFPTKRKYKAHQKSCSNGIGAQPQVIESSSLDCSDITYYGTMENVDIKEDVQRQDLKELKSVLEEGMQSIECSEYYSLCEDIDCIKKDLVVLEIDPIDFEDKDVY from the coding sequence ATGAATGGAGTGGACAGCCCCCTTCCAGACGGACAAGAAAAGGCCTTACACAAGACCCTCAGTGGTTTTGATCATGAAAAGCAAGCTAAAGACAAGGCCCATAAATGTCATATTTGTGGAAGAGGTTTCACTCTTCAGGCTTTTCTCAAGACCCACTTACTTAGGCATGCTCCTACAGTCCCATACGATTGCTCTGTGTGTGGGAGAGTGTTTGGAAGAAAGTGTGATTTCAGAAACCACATGAAAAGTCATCAAAATGAAATTATGTTTAATGACTTACACTCAGACAATTTAGGCTttgttcaaaaaagaaaaagtgaagacATTTCCAGTGATGATGAAAAGTTTTCATTAGAATCAGAAAGTGATAAAACAGGAAGTCCTGGGTGCAATATATCATTTCATTTCAGTGGAGATTCACATTACAGCCCACGTACAGAGAAACCTTATGGTAGCAGTGATCTCTTTGTATGCACAGTATGCAAAGATGTATTTTCATCTGAAGACTTATTTAGAAAACACCGTGATTCCTTAACACACCAGTGTGAAACATGTGAAAAGTATTATTCCTCTTGCCACAGTCTTAAACTTCATGAAAAATCCCATGTCACaaagattatttgtaaaatatgcAACAAGATATTTGCATCAAAACAGAGTTTGAGGATGCACGCGTACTGCCACGCTGGAGAGGAGAAGTGTTGGATTTGTGAAAAGAGATGTAAAAATAAGAGAATACTTAGACTGCATATGACTAAAACTCACAAAAAAAGTTCGCTGGTAAAGTGCAAGGAGTGTGGCCAGAAATTTAAGCGGAGTGAACTTATTCAACACAAGTTTGTTCATAGGGGCCAGGAAACTtacacatgcaaagaatgtggtTCTAACTTTAATGCCTTGTATAAGCTTGAGAATCACATAAGGTTTCAtaaacacactaaaaaaaaatggaagtgtGATATTTGTGGGAAAGAATTAGCAACAAAGTATGCATTGGAGACTCATACATCAACACACACTGGAGAGCAAGAATGCTCTTTCTGTGGACTTAAGCTATTAAATGAAGGCTGTTTGAAACGACACATTGCAAGCACCCACGAGGGAAAAGTTGCTGATAGGAAGAGTGAAAAAAAAGTGCAGTGTGATATGTGTGGTAATATGTACGGTAAAAGTTATATAGAGACTCACTTGAAGATTCATGCAGGTCAGAAGGATTTTCACTGCTATAAGTGTGGAAAGAAATTTGTATCCAGAACTAATTTAAGAGAACACCAAAGAAGTCACAATGTAGAAAAGAGTTACTGCTGTACAATGTGTGATAAAAAATTTGTCACAAAAAAGTCCCTAACTATTCATACCAGGAAACACACTGGAGAGACACCTTATGAATGTTCCATTTGTTCAAAGACTTTTGTCACTTCCTGGACTCTGAAAAATCATCTCAGATTACATGACCTCGTGGAAGCATTTTCATGTAAACTTTGTGGGAAGAAATTTAGTCAGAAGAAGTCCTTATTAGCTCATTATGCTGGAGATTCCCATTCAAAAGAGGATTTGCAGCAGTTGGACTCAGAAACTTTAAATTCCATAACCAAAAAGTATGTGTGTTCAGTCTGTGGAAGAAATTGCTTTGAGAAGACAAGGTTAACATTCCACATGAGGGTTCATACTGGAGAAAAGCCTTATAAGTGCTCTGACTGTGGCCAAATGTTCCGAGTAGAATCAGCTCTCAAGATTCACAGTAAATTACATGGTGGAAAAATGCTATTTGAGTGCAGAGTGTGCAAAAAGCCATTCCCTCGTCAGTCGCAGGCATTAAAACACGAACATCTTCATAATGGTCAGAAACCTCACTTATGTACTATATGTGGGAAAACCTTCACCACAAAGAACAGTTTAAAGTTACACGTAGAAAGGCATGCTACAGAAAGTGTTTACGCATGTAGTACTTGTGACCAGGAGTTCCCTACAAAACGTAAATATAAGGCTCATCAGAAATCCTGTTCAAATGGAATTGGTGCCCAGCCTCAAGTCATTGAGTCTAGTAGTTTAGACTGTTCTGATATAACGTATTATGGAACCATGGAGAATGTTGACATCAAGGAGGATGTGCAAAGGCAAGACTTGAAAGAATTGAAGAGTGTTTTGGAAGAAGGTATGCAGTCTATTGAATGCTCTGAATATTACAGTCTATGTGAGGATATTGACTGCATTAAGAAAGATCTGGTTGTTCTTGAAATTGATCCAATAGACTTTGAGGATAAAGATGTTTACTGA